GCCTGCCGTGGCCCGCGCTCGTCGCGGCGCTGCGCGAGATGTTCGTGACCGGCTGCGAAAGCCCGCCGCGCCCGCACTACACCATCGAGACCGCTGACGGCCCGCCGGCGACACTCCTGCTGATGCCGGCATGGCGTCCAGGCGGTCCGATCGGCGTCAAGTTCGTCAACGTCTTTCCCGGCAACGCCGCTCGCGGGCTCAGCGCGATCTCCGCCGCCTACATTCTCAGCGACGGCACGACCGGGGCGATGCTGGCGCAGATCGACGGCGGCGAACTCACGCCGCGGCGCACCGCGGCCGCCTCGGTGCTGGCGGCGACCTTTCTCGCCCGTCCCGATTCCGCGACGCTCACCGTGTTCGGCACCGGCAACGTCGCCGCGAATCTGATCGAAGCCTACGCGGCGCTGTTCCCGATCGAGGCGGTGCGCGTGGTCGGGCGCGATCCCGAGCGCACCCGGCGGTTCGTCCAGCGCTTCGCGCACCTTCCGCTCTGCGTGGAAGTCGGCGCCGATCCCGAGCGCGCGGTCGCCGGCGCCGACATCGTCACCGCCGCGACGCTCGCCACCGCGCCCATCATTCCCGGCGCGGCGCTGTCGCCCGGCACCCACGTCGATCTCGTCGGCGGCTTCCGGCCGGATATGCGCGAGGCTGATGATGCCGTGTTCGAGCGCGCCACCTTCGTGGCCGTCGACACCCGCGAGGGCGCACTGAGCGAGGCCGGCGACCTGATCCAGCCGCTCGCCTCCGGCGTGCTGGACATGGCCCGCATCAAGGTCGACCTGTTCGAACTCTGCCGCGGCACCCGGGCCGGCCGGACCGACCCCGCGGAGATCACGGTGTTCAAATCGGTCGGCGCCTCGCTCGAAGACCTCGCCGCGGCGAGCCTGCTGGTGCAGCAGAACGCCTGATCGCCCCAGGGCGCCTAATAGAAACGGAACGCCTGCTCGCAACAGGGCGCCGGGACGCGGCAGCGCTGGCCGTTCTTGCCGCCACGGCAAAGGTGTAACGACGGCGAGGGGGCTGGCCGCGCGGACCGGCTTTCGCCATTGTGGCTCACGGACGCCCGGACAGCGACGACGGCCCGATCGGGCGGACAGAAAACAACGACAGGGCAGGCACGCATCGCCGCACGGCGCCGCGACGAAGCTGCCCGGAATGATCGCGCC
The Pseudoxanthobacter soli DSM 19599 DNA segment above includes these coding regions:
- a CDS encoding ornithine cyclodeaminase family protein codes for the protein MKVFDAEAVRNGLPWPALVAALREMFVTGCESPPRPHYTIETADGPPATLLLMPAWRPGGPIGVKFVNVFPGNAARGLSAISAAYILSDGTTGAMLAQIDGGELTPRRTAAASVLAATFLARPDSATLTVFGTGNVAANLIEAYAALFPIEAVRVVGRDPERTRRFVQRFAHLPLCVEVGADPERAVAGADIVTAATLATAPIIPGAALSPGTHVDLVGGFRPDMREADDAVFERATFVAVDTREGALSEAGDLIQPLASGVLDMARIKVDLFELCRGTRAGRTDPAEITVFKSVGASLEDLAAASLLVQQNA